In Humulus lupulus chromosome 6, drHumLupu1.1, whole genome shotgun sequence, a single genomic region encodes these proteins:
- the LOC133781461 gene encoding receptor-like protein EIX2: protein MKIVAVGLVLLLATAANVMSEINQPQCIEKEKEALLSFKLSLHDPGNLLSSWSNNGTNQNCCDWSFITCDDQTNHVIALNLTNYDHHANPVGGELGSSLAELQYLSYLNLYGMSFTRIPKSIGSLTELTYLGLGENPIHGIIPPQLGNLSKLQVLDLSSSSQMVVDNLEWLSHCTSLMTIFISNCLLPKVDTSSLSFTNNSFLFLKSLQLSENSIHPSTITWLLNSSINLEKLVLTNNVIEGTFPNSFGHIKSLEYVDLSGNELGIMGVPKSLSNLTKLKYLDLSHNNLKGTLHDLLGNLLGSTKSSLENSFNSIFVLDFSHNLLSGSIPADYWGNFQFLIVLNLAHNMLSGEIPSSISMPILQTLQLSHNNLSGTLPSSLKTCGFLRILDLGSNNLTGPIPPWIGEIPKILVLLSLKSNNFYGSIPLNLCNVSTMQILDLSSNDLSGSIPSCIKNFKAMVEDYYDPKTIIPSIPVVTTTPGVGFDDSYINTASIIWKGTQYEYDKNLGLLRIIDLSNNKLNGEIPIEVSHLSQLRQLNLSCNNFSGGIPRNIGNLNKLELLDLSRNKVFGEIPTSLAEISSLNYLDLSNNRLSGRIPTGTQLQTFDPSRYTMNFGLCGPPISRSCPGDEPSDPQSPANDSDQGALKPN from the coding sequence ATGAAGATAGTAGCAGTGGGGCTAGTGCTCTTGCTCGCCACCGCTGCAAATGTGATGAGTGAGATTAATCAACCTCAGTGcatagagaaagagaaagaggctCTCCTCAGCTTTAAGCTATCTCTACATGATCCTGGAAatcttctttcttcttggagCAATAATGGCACGAACCAAAATTGTTGCGATTGGAGCTTCATCACTTGTGACGACCAAACCAACCATGTCATTGCCCTTAATCTTACTAATTATGATCATCATGCCAACCCTGTGGGTGGTGAGCTTGGCTCTTCCTTGGCTGAATTGCAGTATTTGAGCTACTTGAACCTCTATGGGATGAGTTTTACTCGAATTCCAAAGTCTATTGGCTCTTTGACAGAGCTTACATATCTCGGTCTTGGAGAGAATCCTATCCATGGAATTATTCCTCCACAGCTTGGAAATCTCTCCAAATTGCAAGTTCTTGATCTATCAAGCTCTTCTCAAATGGTTGTTGACAATCTTGAATGGCTCTCCCATTGCACTTCTTTGATGACCATTTTCATATCAAATTGTCTGCTTCCTAAGGTAGATACTTCCTCTCTTTCCTTCACAAATAATTCCTTCCTTTTCCTTAAATCTCTTCAACTGTCTGAAAATTCTATACACCCTTCAACAATTACTTGGTTATTAAATTCTAGTATCAATCTTGAGAAGCTTGTGCTCACAAATAATGTCATAGAGGGAACCTTTCCAAATTCCTTTGGACACATAAAATCTCTTGAATATGTTGACTTGTCAGGGAATGAACTTGGAATAATGGGAGTACCAAAATCCTTGAGCAACCTTACAAAACTTAAGTACTTAGATTTGTCTCATAACAATCTTAAAGGAACTTTACATGATCTTTTAGGAAACCTATTAGGATCAACCAAAAGCTCTTTAGAAAATTCGTTCAATTCTATATTTGTTCTTGATTTTTCTCACAACCTTTTATCTGGAAGCATTCCTGCTGATTATTGGGGGAATTTTCAGTTTTTGATTGTTCTAAATTTAGCACACAACATGTTGTCTGGAGAGATCCCAAGCTCAATTAGTATGCCAATCCTTCAAACTCTTCAATTGAGCCACAATAACCTCTCAGGAACTTTGCCTTCTTCGTTGAAAACATGTGGTTTTCTACGAATTCTAGATTTAGGGTCAAACAATTTGACAGGACCAATACCACCATGGATCGGAGAAATACCAAAAATATTGGTTTTACTTAGTTTGAAGTCAAATAATTTTTATGGAAGTATACCATTGAATCTTTGTAATGTTTCAACAATGCAAATTTTAGATCTCTCCTCAAATGATTTATCGGGGTCCATTCCTTCTTGCATTAAAAATTTCAAAGCAATGGTTGAAGATTATTATGATCCAAAGACCATTATTCCTTCAATTCCTGTTGTAACTACTACCCCAGGAGTAGGGTTTGACGATTCGTATATAAATACTGCATCAATTATATGGAAAGGAACACAGTACGAATATGATAAAAATTTGGGATTATTACGAATCATTGACCTATCAAATAACAAATTGAATGGTGAGATTCCTATCGAAGTGTCTCATCTTTCTCAACTACGTCAACTAAATCTGTCATGCAATAATTTTTCGGGTGGAATTCCTAGAAATATTGGAAACTTGAACAAGCTAGAATTGCTTGATTTGTCTCGCAATAAAGTTTTTGGTGAAATTCCCACAAGCCTGGCTGAAATATCTTCTTTGAATTATTTGGATCTGTCAAATAATCGATTGTCAGGAAGAATTCCTACAGGCACTCAATTGCAAACTTTTGATCCATCTCGATATACCATGAATTTTGGACTCTGTGGACCTCCAATATCAAGATCATGCCCAGGAGATGAGCCATCTGATCCTCAATCTCCAGCTAATGATAGTGATCAAGGTGCCCTCAAACCTAATTAA
- the LOC133783674 gene encoding receptor-like protein EIX1, producing the protein MWVETDSFEIAKSIGSLTELTYLGLGENPIHGIIPPQLGNLSKLQVLDLSSSSQMVVDNLEWLSHCTSLMTIFISNCLLPKVDTSSLSFTNNSFLFLKSLQLSENSIHPSTITWLLNSSINLEKLVLTNNVIEGTFPNSFGHITSLEYVDLSGNELGIMGVPKSLSNLTKLKYLDLSHNNLKGTLHDLLGNLLGSTKSSLENSFNSIFVLDFSHNLLSGSIPADYWGNFQFLIVLNLAHNMLSGEIPSSISMPILQTLQLSHNNLSGTLPSSLKTCGFLRILDLGSNNLTGPIPPWIGEIPKILVLLSLKSNNFYGSIPLNLCNVSTMQILDLSSNDLSGSIPSCIKNFKAMVEDYYDPKTIIPSIPVVTTTPGVGFDDSYINTASFIWKGTQYKYDKNLGLLRIIDLSNNKFNGEIPIEVSYLSQLRQLNLSCNNFSGAIPRNIGNLNKLELLDLSRNKVFGEIPISLAEISSLNYLDLSNNRLSGRIPTSTQLQTFDPSRYTMNFGLCGPPISRSCPGDEPSDPQSPANDSDQGALKPN; encoded by the coding sequence atgtgggtagaaactgacagcttcgAGATTGCTAAGTCTATTGGCTCTTTGACAGAGCTTACATATCTCGGTCTTGGAGAGAATCCTATCCATGGAATTATTCCTCCACAGCTTGGAAATCTCTCCAAATTGCAAGTTCTTGATCTATCAAGCTCTTCTCAAATGGTTGTTGACAATCTTGAATGGCTCTCCCATTGCACTTCTTTGATGACCATTTTCATATCAAATTGTCTGCTTCCTAAGGTAGATACTTCCTCTCTTTCCTTCACAAATAATTCCTTCCTTTTCCTTAAATCTCTTCAACTGTCTGAAAATTCTATACACCCTTCAACAATTACTTGGTTATTAAATTCTAGTATCAATCTTGAGAAGCTTGTGCTCACAAATAATGTCATAGAGGGAACCTTTCCAAATTCCTTTGGACACATAACATCTCTTGAATATGTTGACTTGTCAGGGAATGAACTTGGCATAATGGGAGTACCAAAATCCTTGAGCAACCTTACAAAACTTAAGTACTTAGATTTGTCTCATAACAATCTTAAAGGAACTTTACATGATCTTTTAGGAAACCTATTAGGATCAACCAAAAGCTCTTTAGAAAATTCGTTCAATTCTATATTTGTTCTTGATTTTTCTCACAACCTTTTATCTGGAAGCATTCCTGCTGATTATTGGGGGAATTTTCAGTTTTTGATTGTTCTAAATTTAGCACACAACATGTTGTCTGGAGAGATCCCAAGCTCAATTAGTATGCCAATACTTCAAACTCTTCAATTGAGCCACAATAACCTCTCAGGAACTTTGCCTTCTTCGTTGAAAACATGTGGTTTTCTACGAATTCTAGATTTAGGGTCAAACAATTTGACAGGACCAATACCACCATGGATCGGAGAAATACCAAAAATATTGGTTTTACTTAGTTTGAAGTCAAATAATTTTTATGGAAGTATACCATTGAATCTTTGTAATGTTTCAACAATGCAAATTTTAGATCTCTCCTCAAATGATTTATCGGGGTCCATTCCTTCTTGCATTAAAAATTTCAAAGCAATGGTTGAAGATTATTATGATCCAAAGACCATTATTCCTTCAATTCCTGTTGTAACTACTACCCCAGGAGTAGGGTTTGACGATTCGTATATAAATACTGCATCATTTATATGGAAAGGAACACAGTACAAATATGATAAGAATTTGGGATTATTACGAATCATTGACCTATCAAATAACAAATTCAATGGTGAGATTCCTATCGAAGTGTCTTATCTTTCTCAATTACGTCAACTAAATCTGTCATGTAATAATTTTTCCGGAGCAATTCCTAGAAATATTGGAAACTTGAACAAGCTAGAATTGCTTGATTTGTCTCGCAACAAAGTTTTTGGTGAAATTCCCATAAGCCTGGCTGAAATATCTTCTTTGAATTACTTGGATCTGTCAAATAATCGATTGTCAGGAAGAATTCCTACAAGCACTCAATTGCAAACTTTTGATCCATCTCGATATACCATGAATTTTGGACTCTGTGGACCTCCAATATCAAGATCATGCCCAGGAGATGAGCCATCTGATCCTCAATCTCCAGCTAATGATAGTGATCAAGGTGCCCTCAAACCTAATTAA